In Desulfonatronum thioautotrophicum, a genomic segment contains:
- a CDS encoding peroxiredoxin family protein has translation MRRLQHTLIVCIALLFPIQSLAQEGPFNPGDHLPIFSMTAPESAAHRNALGLSAEATTFTLADVDAPAVLIQIFSMYCPICQREAPEMNRLYELLREKGLADQITILGLGAGNSDLEVQVFRERYSVPFPMISDPDYILHQAFHGVGTPYYILAQPTDSAETGHVVRLSHLGAFDSAEIFLEDLLEAKQ, from the coding sequence ATGCGCCGTCTTCAACACACCCTGATTGTATGTATTGCCTTACTCTTTCCCATCCAGTCCCTTGCCCAGGAAGGTCCCTTCAATCCAGGCGACCACCTGCCGATCTTTTCCATGACTGCCCCTGAATCCGCGGCACACCGAAATGCTTTGGGCCTGTCCGCGGAAGCCACCACCTTCACCCTGGCCGACGTTGACGCTCCGGCCGTGCTGATTCAAATATTCAGCATGTATTGCCCCATCTGCCAACGCGAAGCCCCCGAGATGAACAGGCTTTATGAACTCCTGCGGGAGAAAGGCCTGGCGGATCAAATCACAATCCTGGGGCTTGGCGCGGGAAACTCCGATTTGGAAGTCCAGGTCTTTCGGGAGCGCTACAGTGTCCCGTTCCCCATGATTTCCGACCCAGACTACATCCTGCATCAAGCTTTTCACGGTGTGGGGACCCCCTATTACATCCTGGCGCAACCCACCGATTCCGCGGAAACAGGCCATGTCGTCCGGCTCTCGCATCTCGGCGCGTTTGATTCCGCGGAAATCTTCCTCGAAGACCTCTTGGAAGCCAAACAATAG
- a CDS encoding peroxiredoxin, translating to MRPLHPLKFMVQTTLLIGITWMVFLAGAAFASPSQDFAGQVYQPQHLTPIDSELNVRVGDQAPDFTLPATQGETITLSDFQGQKNVMLSFVPAAWTPVCSDQWPGYNILQDIFDAHETIILGITVDNIPTLHSWIAAMGGLWFPVLSDFWPHGHTAEVYGLLRSDGTTERALIFVDKQGVIRFTHVEDINIRPPLEIVMEGLQALGDPAP from the coding sequence ATGCGTCCACTTCATCCACTGAAATTCATGGTGCAGACAACTCTGCTCATCGGCATTACCTGGATGGTGTTTCTTGCCGGAGCGGCTTTTGCGTCACCATCTCAAGACTTTGCCGGACAAGTTTATCAACCCCAGCACCTTACGCCCATTGACAGCGAACTGAACGTCCGGGTGGGAGACCAGGCCCCGGACTTCACCTTGCCCGCAACGCAGGGCGAGACCATCACCTTGAGTGATTTCCAGGGCCAAAAGAACGTCATGCTGTCCTTCGTGCCCGCTGCCTGGACACCGGTCTGTTCGGACCAGTGGCCCGGATACAATATCCTGCAAGACATTTTTGACGCCCATGAGACAATAATTCTGGGCATTACCGTGGACAACATTCCCACGCTCCACTCCTGGATCGCGGCCATGGGCGGACTCTGGTTCCCGGTTCTTTCCGATTTTTGGCCCCATGGGCACACCGCGGAAGTCTACGGACTGCTCCGAAGCGACGGCACCACAGAGCGCGCGCTGATCTTCGTCGACAAACAGGGTGTGATCCGCTTTACGCATGTGGAGGACATCAACATCCGTCCTCCGCTGGAGATCGTCATGGAAGGCTTGCAGGCCCTGGGAGATCCTGCCCCGTAA
- a CDS encoding Mrp/NBP35 family ATP-binding protein, giving the protein MANTPNPVSAPTCTSCPSRKKGGLDGRAAANTAQDRLIKSTLDNIRFKLFVMSGKGGVGKSSIAVNLAAALALKGYRVGLLDVDIHGPSIPHLLGLSGTLDKSRGSLIAPKQYGERLFVVSMESLLKDPDQAVLWRGPMKTAAIRQFIADVDWGRLDFLVVDSPPGTGDEPMTVLKTIPEALSIVVTTPQEISLADVRKSINFLQYAHANILGLVENMSGLICPHCTQRIELFKTGGGKALAEKYGLDFLGAVPLDPAAVVAGDLGRPVVMLEEETPAKQALLQLADRVVQASENSLEATARAMDLEEGPQT; this is encoded by the coding sequence ATGGCCAATACACCCAATCCTGTTTCAGCCCCAACCTGCACCTCCTGCCCGTCTCGCAAAAAGGGCGGGCTGGATGGGCGCGCCGCGGCTAACACCGCGCAGGACCGGCTGATCAAATCCACCCTGGACAACATCCGGTTCAAACTCTTCGTGATGAGCGGCAAGGGCGGCGTGGGCAAGAGCTCCATTGCAGTGAACCTGGCCGCGGCCTTGGCCTTGAAAGGCTACCGGGTCGGGTTGCTGGACGTGGACATTCACGGCCCCAGCATTCCGCACCTGCTGGGCCTCTCCGGCACCCTGGACAAATCGCGCGGCTCCTTGATCGCCCCGAAACAATACGGAGAAAGGCTCTTCGTGGTTTCCATGGAGTCGCTATTGAAGGATCCGGACCAGGCCGTGCTCTGGCGCGGTCCGATGAAGACAGCGGCCATCCGTCAGTTTATCGCCGACGTGGACTGGGGCCGCCTGGACTTCCTCGTGGTGGATTCTCCTCCAGGCACCGGCGACGAACCCATGACCGTACTGAAGACCATCCCGGAAGCATTGAGCATCGTGGTCACCACCCCCCAGGAAATCTCTTTAGCCGACGTACGCAAGTCCATTAACTTTCTGCAGTACGCCCATGCCAACATTCTGGGCCTGGTGGAGAACATGAGCGGTCTGATTTGCCCGCACTGCACGCAGCGAATCGAGTTGTTCAAGACCGGCGGGGGCAAGGCTTTGGCTGAAAAATACGGTCTGGACTTCCTGGGCGCGGTCCCCTTGGATCCGGCAGCCGTGGTCGCCGGCGACCTGGGCAGACCAGTGGTCATGCTGGAGGAGGAAACGCCCGCCAAACAGGCCCTTTTGCAGCTCGCGGACAGGGTTGTCCAAGCCTCTGAAAACAGTCTCGAGGCCACTGCCCGCGCGATGGACCTGGAGGAAGGACCCCAAACTTGA
- the pgsA gene encoding CDP-diacylglycerol--glycerol-3-phosphate 3-phosphatidyltransferase: MLNPANQVTLARILAIPVLVLLLSFPSKPVNAIAMVVFILVALTDLADGFIARRWNLVSNLGKFLDPLADKLLISSVLIMLVSHGWVHAWIAIVIIARELTVTGLRAIAADQGYILAADSFGKLKAVIQVVALCPLILHYPWWGFDPQPLGAVLLAVALVLTVFSGAKYVIHFFREVNRDDAP; encoded by the coding sequence ATGCTCAACCCCGCCAACCAGGTCACCCTGGCACGGATTCTGGCCATTCCCGTCCTGGTCCTGCTTCTCTCCTTCCCAAGCAAGCCAGTCAACGCCATCGCCATGGTCGTCTTTATACTCGTCGCATTGACCGACCTTGCCGACGGATTCATCGCCCGACGTTGGAATCTTGTTTCCAACCTGGGAAAATTTCTTGATCCCCTGGCCGACAAACTGCTGATCAGCTCCGTCTTGATCATGCTTGTTTCCCACGGCTGGGTCCACGCCTGGATCGCCATTGTGATCATTGCCCGAGAACTGACGGTCACCGGGTTGCGGGCCATTGCCGCAGATCAAGGTTACATTCTGGCCGCGGACAGTTTCGGCAAACTCAAGGCCGTCATCCAGGTGGTCGCCTTGTGTCCGCTGATCCTGCACTACCCCTGGTGGGGATTTGACCCCCAACCTTTGGGCGCGGTGCTGCTCGCCGTGGCCCTGGTTCTTACCGTTTTTTCCGGGGCAAAATACGTGATCCACTTCTTTCGTGAAGTGAATCGGGACGACGCGCCATAG
- a CDS encoding HDOD domain-containing protein: MPSNPALLDVVQEYIHAQTTKLPVFNRTGLVIQQEMSKPEPSFQILEREISRDQALTTQLLRTANSAFYRGMRPISTIRDAILRLGTEEVANIVSMLTQQELFRTSDPFLRKYMDDLWLHSVCCASGTYWLTKRLKMPSETPKAFFAGLLHDVGKLFLLRVIEEIRNGKKVDIAMTPEFLQELIANQHAAQGYELMRHWNIPEEYCVVARDHHLESFDVNDTLLVLVRLANAACAKLGIGLHQDDNIDLASCKEAMVLDISEVKLAELEIRLEDTLAFLNANLESLATAQQEES, encoded by the coding sequence ATGCCCTCAAACCCCGCACTGCTGGACGTTGTCCAGGAATATATCCATGCCCAGACAACCAAGCTACCGGTTTTCAACCGTACCGGGTTGGTCATTCAACAGGAGATGTCCAAGCCAGAACCCAGTTTCCAAATCCTGGAGAGAGAAATTTCTCGGGACCAGGCGTTGACGACGCAACTGTTGCGGACCGCCAACTCGGCATTCTATCGCGGCATGCGCCCCATTTCGACAATCCGTGATGCCATCCTCCGCCTGGGCACGGAAGAGGTCGCGAACATCGTTTCCATGCTGACACAACAGGAACTCTTCCGGACCAGCGATCCTTTCCTGCGAAAGTACATGGATGACCTCTGGCTGCACTCGGTCTGCTGTGCCTCGGGAACCTACTGGCTGACCAAACGACTCAAAATGCCCAGCGAAACTCCCAAAGCCTTCTTTGCCGGCCTGCTCCACGATGTGGGTAAACTCTTCCTTTTGCGGGTCATCGAGGAAATTCGTAACGGCAAGAAAGTGGACATAGCCATGACCCCGGAATTCCTCCAGGAACTCATTGCCAATCAACACGCGGCACAAGGCTACGAATTGATGCGGCATTGGAATATCCCCGAAGAATACTGCGTGGTTGCCAGGGATCATCACCTGGAAAGCTTCGATGTCAACGACACGCTCCTGGTGCTTGTTCGCTTGGCCAATGCGGCCTGCGCCAAGCTGGGCATCGGACTGCACCAGGACGACAATATCGACCTGGCTTCTTGTAAAGAAGCCATGGTTCTGGATATTTCCGAGGTCAAGCTGGCGGAGTTGGAAATCCGCCTTGAGGATACCTTGGCCTTCCTGAACGCCAATCTGGAGTCCCTGGCCACAGCGCAACAGGAGGAAAGCTAG
- a CDS encoding protein-L-isoaspartate(D-aspartate) O-methyltransferase, translating to MVREQIASRGITDTPVLAAMRKVPRHMFVEEALRSQAYEDHPLPIGYGQTISQPFIVALMTSVLNVQPGMRVLEIGTGSGYQAAILAEMGAEVYSVERIQSLYSAALTRLNKLRYFNVHLKLDDGTMGWPEEAPFQRIMVTAGGPDVPPPLLEQLDESGILIIPVGARQRSQELIRFVKKEGKIMKANLGSVMFVDLVGTHGW from the coding sequence ATGGTTCGCGAGCAGATCGCGTCACGGGGCATCACGGATACGCCGGTGCTTGCGGCCATGCGCAAGGTTCCCCGGCATATGTTCGTGGAAGAGGCCTTGCGATCCCAGGCGTACGAAGATCACCCCCTGCCCATCGGCTACGGCCAGACCATCTCCCAGCCGTTCATCGTGGCGCTCATGACCTCCGTGCTGAACGTCCAGCCGGGCATGCGCGTTCTGGAAATCGGCACAGGTTCCGGTTATCAGGCCGCGATCCTGGCCGAGATGGGCGCCGAGGTCTATTCCGTGGAGCGAATTCAAAGCCTGTATTCCGCTGCGCTGACCCGCTTGAACAAGTTGCGCTATTTCAACGTCCATCTGAAGCTGGATGACGGAACCATGGGCTGGCCGGAAGAGGCCCCTTTCCAGCGGATCATGGTCACTGCCGGCGGGCCGGATGTACCGCCGCCGCTCCTGGAGCAACTTGACGAGTCGGGCATTTTGATCATCCCTGTTGGAGCCCGACAGCGCAGCCAGGAACTGATCCGGTTCGTCAAGAAAGAAGGCAAAATCATGAAAGCAAACCTGGGTTCGGTCATGTTCGTCGACCTGGTCGGCACCCACGGATGGTAA
- a CDS encoding FlgO family outer membrane protein, which produces MTRYFFAGLMLATLFALAQPTAAMQPLTSFGSTTTERGFHGLAYALADGLEHNLVHYLDRTRPILFTSFVDLDDLNTSSTFGRLLGEQVAARMSQHGFRVVELKLRQDSMVFSQEAGEMVLSRDLRDVRNHQDTQAVLVGTYVVTQDAVIVSAKLLSTLDGTILATRNATLRKTRQIQELIAKNRTTFRPAGRQSAHSASEQEAVREGPLARGTILLDPGNALAARLIQARLAELNYYNDRIDGIWGRNSRAALNRFKSNRQLASPTAWDLTAQRELFKGTGQ; this is translated from the coding sequence ATGACCAGATACTTCTTTGCGGGTCTGATGCTCGCCACGCTCTTCGCCCTGGCTCAGCCCACCGCGGCCATGCAACCGCTCACGAGCTTCGGATCGACAACCACCGAGCGGGGGTTTCATGGCCTGGCCTACGCCTTGGCCGACGGCTTGGAACACAATTTGGTGCATTACCTGGATCGCACCCGACCGATTCTCTTCACCAGCTTTGTGGACCTGGACGATCTGAACACTTCCAGCACCTTCGGACGACTACTGGGTGAACAGGTCGCCGCGCGCATGTCCCAGCACGGTTTTCGGGTCGTTGAACTCAAACTGCGCCAGGACTCGATGGTCTTCAGCCAGGAAGCTGGTGAAATGGTCCTGTCCCGAGACCTGCGCGATGTACGCAACCACCAGGACACCCAGGCCGTACTGGTTGGAACCTACGTGGTTACTCAAGATGCCGTGATCGTTTCGGCCAAGCTGCTGAGCACCCTGGACGGCACCATTTTGGCAACCCGGAATGCAACCCTGCGCAAAACCCGACAGATTCAGGAACTGATTGCCAAGAACCGCACGACGTTTCGACCAGCCGGCCGCCAGTCGGCCCACTCCGCATCCGAACAGGAAGCTGTTCGCGAGGGCCCTCTGGCCCGAGGGACCATCCTCTTGGACCCCGGCAATGCCCTGGCGGCTCGCCTGATTCAGGCCCGACTGGCGGAATTGAACTACTATAACGACCGGATCGACGGCATTTGGGGCAGGAATTCCAGGGCGGCGCTGAACCGCTTCAAATCCAATCGTCAGCTGGCTTCACCCACCGCATGGGATCTCACGGCGCAACGGGAGCTGTTCAAGGGAACAGGCCAGTAA
- a CDS encoding GspE/PulE family protein, with amino-acid sequence MPEHIESIGEISKILLQENCISEKQLGYAKRVQAKLGHHRLLVDVLKDLEFVTEEEITAAIRKNRLQMRLGGMLLELGIISQSDLDTALHIQSTQEQTRKIGDILVEQGFLDEKKLTEVLALHMGIPVVEARFKQIDPELMQRVPPALMDQGTFLPLSQDDDHLVVAFTDPQDPIALDQIQQIFRRKIKPVIATKSDIQETITRYRKSSSRSTPIDEASVVSIVENIILKAIEDKASDIHIEPLPDRLRVRFRRDGVMEQYKEFPIEITASLISRIKILCQADIAEKRRHQGGRILFEHPGGELDLRVSFYVTIHGETVVMRLLSRQGKMMDIRDIGMPKRMLKRFLQEVLHQPSGVFLVTGPTGSGKTSTVYSCLQYLNTPQVSIITAEDPVEFVIPGITQCSIDPKLQVTFEETLRHIVRQDPDIILIGEIRDAFSADIAVQAALTGHKVLTTFHTEDSVGGLIRLLNMDIESFLIASTVTGIVAQRLLRRVCPACAEPYKLKPAELQLLGYDFNETLGQSFRHGKGCGACRNTGYSGRVAVFESLIINEDIRHALLERRTSHDVRNISIKTSGLVTLLEEGLVKAARGITSIEEVFRCLPMVLKPRPLGMLQTILGD; translated from the coding sequence ATGCCTGAACACATCGAATCAATTGGGGAAATCTCCAAGATTCTCCTCCAGGAAAACTGCATCTCGGAGAAACAACTGGGGTACGCCAAGCGCGTCCAGGCGAAACTGGGTCATCACCGCCTACTGGTGGATGTCCTGAAAGACCTGGAGTTCGTCACCGAAGAAGAGATCACCGCCGCGATTCGCAAAAACCGCTTGCAAATGCGCCTTGGAGGAATGCTTCTCGAGCTGGGCATCATTTCCCAAAGTGACCTGGACACGGCGCTGCACATCCAAAGTACCCAGGAGCAGACCCGAAAAATCGGGGATATTCTTGTCGAACAGGGCTTTTTGGACGAAAAAAAGCTCACCGAAGTGCTCGCGCTGCACATGGGCATTCCCGTGGTCGAGGCCCGCTTCAAGCAGATCGACCCGGAGCTGATGCAACGGGTCCCTCCGGCCCTGATGGATCAGGGGACCTTCCTCCCTCTCTCCCAGGATGACGACCACCTTGTGGTCGCGTTCACCGATCCGCAGGATCCCATTGCCCTGGATCAGATACAGCAAATTTTCCGCCGAAAAATCAAACCGGTCATCGCCACGAAATCCGACATCCAGGAGACCATTACTCGCTACCGCAAAAGCAGTTCGCGAAGCACGCCGATTGACGAGGCTTCCGTGGTCAGCATTGTCGAGAACATCATTTTGAAAGCCATCGAGGACAAGGCCAGCGACATCCATATCGAGCCGTTACCGGATCGCCTTCGAGTCCGATTCCGCCGGGACGGGGTCATGGAGCAGTACAAGGAATTCCCCATTGAGATCACGGCGTCGCTGATCAGTCGGATCAAGATTCTCTGCCAAGCCGATATCGCGGAAAAGCGTCGGCACCAGGGTGGTCGCATTTTGTTCGAGCACCCCGGGGGCGAGCTTGACCTTCGGGTTTCTTTTTACGTCACCATCCATGGCGAAACCGTGGTCATGCGTCTGCTGAGCCGCCAGGGAAAAATGATGGACATCCGCGATATTGGGATGCCCAAAAGGATGTTGAAGCGTTTTCTCCAGGAGGTGTTGCATCAGCCCAGCGGCGTTTTTCTGGTCACCGGGCCCACCGGGTCAGGCAAAACCTCCACGGTTTACAGTTGCCTGCAGTATTTGAACACGCCCCAAGTCAGCATCATCACCGCCGAGGACCCGGTAGAATTCGTCATCCCTGGGATCACTCAATGCTCCATTGATCCCAAGCTTCAAGTTACCTTTGAGGAAACCTTACGCCACATTGTCCGCCAAGACCCTGATATCATTCTTATCGGTGAAATCCGGGACGCCTTTTCCGCGGATATTGCCGTACAGGCCGCCCTGACAGGTCACAAAGTCCTGACGACCTTCCACACGGAGGACAGTGTTGGCGGCCTGATCCGGCTACTCAACATGGATATTGAATCCTTCCTGATAGCCTCAACGGTCACCGGCATTGTTGCCCAACGTCTGCTTCGCCGGGTCTGCCCCGCATGTGCCGAGCCCTACAAGCTGAAGCCTGCCGAGTTGCAACTCCTGGGCTATGATTTCAATGAAACCCTCGGCCAGTCCTTTCGCCACGGCAAAGGTTGCGGCGCCTGCCGAAATACCGGATACAGCGGCCGCGTAGCTGTGTTCGAATCACTGATTATCAATGAAGACATCCGCCACGCCTTGCTGGAACGACGCACAAGCCACGACGTCCGAAACATCAGCATCAAGACCAGCGGATTGGTAACTCTGCTGGAGGAAGGCCTTGTCAAGGCCGCGCGAGGCATTACCAGCATTGAGGAAGTTTTTCGCTGTCTGCCGATGGTTCTCAAGCCCCGCCCACTGGGAATGCTGCAAACAATCCTGGGAGACTGA
- a CDS encoding FlgO family outer membrane protein codes for MVRKILWRMRPESGVFGRWSGFGETVSRRGQVPWVVLAAMVLAVVQACLGGCSRSQGPPFIHQPTSELIMVNYTVADTLYEALCGMEPCELPLLMSSFVMLDNLDQTSPLGRIIPQQIGSRFTQHGLHLVDVRLRAQSLLVRKGQGEFALSRELEQINADTNAFAVLTGTYTVVYGRVYVTAMILRSSDGQMLASLDYFLPLDRRSLRPDLPNGREALPSGSPRVLPSLDDLPDPHDGTIQPSVLTRISRVYDHIMAKI; via the coding sequence ATGGTCAGGAAAATATTGTGGAGAATGCGGCCGGAGAGCGGCGTGTTCGGCAGGTGGTCCGGCTTTGGGGAAACGGTGTCCAGGCGGGGCCAGGTGCCCTGGGTTGTTCTGGCGGCCATGGTTTTGGCCGTGGTGCAGGCTTGTTTGGGCGGATGTTCGCGGTCCCAGGGACCGCCTTTCATCCACCAGCCGACCAGTGAATTGATCATGGTCAACTATACCGTGGCGGACACGTTGTACGAGGCCTTGTGCGGGATGGAGCCCTGCGAGCTGCCCCTGTTGATGTCCTCTTTTGTGATGCTGGACAACCTGGATCAGACCAGTCCGTTGGGACGGATCATCCCGCAACAGATCGGTTCCCGGTTCACCCAGCATGGTCTGCACCTGGTGGACGTGCGCTTGCGCGCCCAGTCTCTGTTGGTGCGCAAGGGACAGGGTGAGTTCGCCCTGTCCCGGGAACTGGAGCAGATCAATGCGGACACCAATGCCTTTGCCGTGCTCACGGGAACCTATACCGTGGTTTACGGCCGGGTCTACGTCACGGCGATGATTCTGCGCAGTTCGGACGGGCAGATGCTCGCCTCATTGGACTACTTTCTGCCTCTCGATCGTCGGTCGCTACGCCCCGATCTGCCGAATGGCAGGGAGGCGCTGCCATCCGGCTCTCCGCGGGTTCTCCCAAGCCTTGATGACCTGCCGGACCCGCACGACGGCACGATTCAGCCCTCGGTGCTTACGCGTATTTCCCGTGTTTACGACCATATTATGGCTAAAATTTGA
- a CDS encoding type IV pilus twitching motility protein PilT gives MERTHLDSIIAEVLQKAPDTSDILFTVDKPIQAEVHGKLTDIPTTLLPAALVPFQIESIGFCMVLNKLSGSMRLFQDLIGNGSCDLSYDLQGHCRFRVNIFFQKGSPSIVMRKMPSQIPTLNQLNLPPLFDQMVDEQYGLILLTGGTGTGKSTTLAALIDAINARYAKHILTLEDPVEFVHQHKRGTVNQRELGLDFDQFSSGLRAALRQAPKVILVGEIRDRETIEIALQASETGHLVLGTLHTSDTGQTINRIVGMFELAEERLIRQRLSQALKYVVSQRLMPRLGGGRVAGLEILVNNLRIRELIVNGESGEKTFYNVVESGEAYGMFTFDQHLAKLFQEEVISEDTAMNTASDRSRLGQSINRIKLIRGEKVTNIEGLELDVTYDEQNNGI, from the coding sequence GTGGAACGTACCCATCTCGACAGCATCATCGCCGAGGTTTTGCAAAAGGCCCCAGACACTTCGGATATTTTGTTCACCGTGGACAAGCCCATTCAGGCCGAGGTCCACGGCAAACTGACCGATATTCCCACAACCCTGCTTCCCGCGGCCCTGGTCCCCTTCCAGATCGAGTCCATCGGCTTTTGCATGGTGCTCAACAAGCTCTCCGGCAGCATGCGCCTGTTTCAGGATCTGATCGGCAACGGCTCCTGCGACCTTTCCTACGACCTTCAAGGGCACTGCCGTTTTCGCGTGAATATTTTCTTTCAAAAGGGGTCGCCATCCATCGTGATGCGCAAAATGCCCAGCCAGATCCCGACCCTCAATCAGCTCAACCTGCCGCCGCTTTTCGACCAGATGGTCGATGAGCAGTACGGTCTGATCTTGCTGACCGGAGGGACGGGCACCGGCAAGTCCACGACGCTGGCCGCCCTGATCGATGCGATCAATGCCCGTTATGCCAAGCACATCCTGACCCTGGAAGATCCCGTGGAATTCGTGCACCAGCATAAGCGCGGTACGGTCAACCAGCGAGAACTGGGGCTTGACTTCGATCAGTTTTCGTCGGGGCTGCGCGCCGCGTTGCGGCAAGCTCCCAAGGTGATCCTCGTCGGCGAAATTCGCGACCGGGAAACCATTGAAATCGCCCTGCAGGCATCGGAAACCGGACACCTGGTTCTGGGCACCCTGCACACCAGCGATACGGGCCAAACCATCAACCGCATCGTCGGCATGTTTGAATTGGCCGAAGAACGCCTGATCCGCCAACGCTTGTCCCAGGCCCTGAAATATGTTGTCTCCCAAAGGCTGATGCCCCGCCTGGGCGGCGGACGTGTTGCCGGGCTGGAAATCCTGGTGAACAACCTGCGTATCCGGGAATTGATCGTCAATGGTGAATCCGGGGAAAAGACCTTCTACAACGTGGTCGAGTCCGGGGAAGCCTATGGCATGTTCACCTTTGATCAGCATTTGGCGAAACTGTTTCAAGAAGAAGTGATCAGCGAAGATACGGCCATGAACACGGCCTCGGATCGTTCCCGTCTGGGCCAGTCCATCAATCGCATCAAATTGATCCGTGGTGAAAAGGTCACGAATATCGAAGGCCTGGAACTGGATGTTACCTATGACGAACAAAACAACGGTATTTAA
- a CDS encoding type IV pilus twitching motility protein PilT, whose translation MAQIDAFFHMMHELGASDLHLSSGSQPIIRLHGDLQRIKYKVLEHDELKKMLYEITPEQKVKDFEESGDVDFSYEIPNLARYRVNFFQQRRGCAAVFREIPQKILSIDDLNLPPLFKNLAMLPKGLVLVTGPTGSGKSTTLAAIVDYANRHRKDHILTIEDPIEFVHKPVSCLINQREVSRDTLSFKSALRGALREDPDIILVGEMRDLETIELAIEAAETGHLVFSTLHTISASKTVDRIIEVFPGDVQGQIRSGLSESLRAVISQNLFKRIDRPGRAAALEILVGVPAVRNLIRENKTFQLNSVIETGRKYGMQSLDDAILKLLQEGAISPMDAYNKAVIKSKFRDFLTEPPQDFTEV comes from the coding sequence ATGGCCCAGATTGACGCCTTTTTCCATATGATGCACGAACTGGGAGCATCGGACCTGCACCTGTCTTCGGGATCACAACCAATTATCCGGTTGCACGGCGACCTGCAGCGCATCAAATACAAGGTATTGGAGCATGATGAACTGAAGAAAATGCTCTATGAAATAACCCCGGAACAAAAGGTCAAGGACTTCGAGGAGAGCGGGGATGTGGACTTTTCCTACGAGATCCCCAACCTGGCCCGTTACCGGGTCAATTTCTTTCAACAGCGTCGCGGCTGTGCCGCGGTGTTCCGGGAAATTCCTCAGAAAATCCTCAGCATCGACGATCTGAACCTGCCCCCCCTGTTCAAGAACCTGGCCATGCTGCCCAAAGGTCTGGTCCTGGTCACCGGGCCAACGGGCAGCGGAAAATCCACGACCCTCGCGGCCATTGTGGACTACGCCAACCGCCATCGCAAAGATCATATCCTGACCATCGAGGATCCCATTGAATTCGTCCACAAGCCGGTCAGCTGCCTGATCAACCAGCGCGAGGTCTCCCGGGACACCTTGAGCTTCAAGTCCGCCTTGCGTGGAGCATTGCGCGAGGACCCGGATATTATCCTGGTCGGAGAAATGCGCGACCTGGAAACCATCGAGCTGGCCATCGAGGCCGCGGAAACAGGGCACCTGGTCTTTTCCACCTTGCACACCATTTCCGCATCCAAGACCGTGGACCGGATCATTGAAGTGTTCCCTGGAGACGTCCAGGGGCAGATCCGCTCCGGCCTTTCCGAATCACTGCGGGCGGTGATCTCCCAGAACCTGTTCAAACGCATCGACCGTCCCGGCCGGGCGGCGGCCCTGGAAATTCTTGTGGGTGTGCCCGCGGTGCGTAACCTGATACGGGAAAACAAGACCTTCCAACTCAATTCCGTCATCGAAACCGGTCGCAAGTACGGCATGCAATCCCTGGACGACGCCATCCTCAAACTGCTCCAGGAAGGAGCCATCTCTCCCATGGACGCCTACAACAAGGCCGTTATCAAATCCAAATTCCGGGATTTTCTGACCGAGCCCCCGCAGGATTTCACCGAGGTCTGA
- a CDS encoding transglycosylase SLT domain-containing protein, producing MQTNTPRFLSIVGALISTLVMLLLWSGICAAGTIFFYKDEHGVMHFTDTPSSAKFRPFQSLRSRMTSSADRASIARYVDRYSQQHGIDPLLVMAVIEIESGFNHRAVSRAGAQGLMQIMPATQQDLGLAAPFDPAENIEAGIRYLKMLMHRFPDLSLALAAYNAGPANVERYNGIPPFRETQNYVRKVLANYDRRRAALN from the coding sequence ATGCAGACGAACACCCCCCGCTTCCTCTCCATTGTCGGAGCACTCATCAGCACGTTGGTGATGCTGCTGCTCTGGTCAGGAATCTGTGCCGCGGGCACAATTTTCTTCTACAAGGATGAGCATGGGGTGATGCATTTTACAGACACCCCCAGTTCGGCAAAATTTCGCCCCTTTCAATCGTTACGTTCACGCATGACCAGCAGCGCGGACCGGGCTTCCATCGCCCGGTACGTGGACCGGTACAGCCAGCAACATGGCATCGACCCGCTTCTGGTCATGGCCGTGATCGAAATCGAATCCGGTTTCAATCACCGGGCCGTCTCCCGGGCCGGTGCCCAGGGCTTGATGCAGATCATGCCCGCCACCCAGCAGGACCTGGGGCTGGCAGCGCCCTTTGATCCCGCGGAGAATATCGAAGCCGGCATCCGTTACCTCAAAATGCTCATGCATCGCTTTCCTGACCTGTCCCTGGCGCTGGCCGCCTACAATGCCGGGCCAGCCAACGTGGAGCGCTACAATGGCATCCCCCCCTTCCGGGAGACCCAAAACTACGTCCGCAAGGTCCTGGCCAATTACGATCGCCGGCGGGCGGCGCTCAACTAG